The sequence below is a genomic window from Polyangiaceae bacterium.
GCTATCGCGAGCGCCTGCTCCCGTGAGGAGCACAAGGACACGAAGCCTTCTCCCAGCGAAAGGCCCGAGCTCGCGTCCTCCACGCCCCCGGAGCCGCCGCCCCAGCTCCTGTACCTGCCAGATGGCGGGGACATCGGGCCGCCGCGCGCGCCCGGACAGCAGGTGCTCCCAGGTCCTTGGGGGCACGTCGGCAGTCGCTGCCCGCCGGACATGGTGTCGGTGCACGAGTTCTGCATCGACCGCTACGAGGATTCGCTGATCGACACCGCCGACGGCCGCGAGATCTCGCCCTACTACCACCCCACTCGGTCCCAGACCCAAGCGTCCTACGGCCGCGCCCGCCGCGGCATGGGAGATGGCGGCACACTCCAGGGCCACACCATGGCGGTGCCCGAGCCCCCCACCTTCCAGCTCAAAGAAGACTTCTCCCCGCGCGCCGTCTCCAAGGGTGGCGTCGTCCCGAGCGGCTATCTCAATCTCACCGTCGCCGAGCTCGCCTGCAAGAACGCCGGCAAGCGCTTGTGCACCGAGGCGGAGTGGGTCACCGCCTGCAAGGGCGAGCAGGGCCGCCGCTTCCCCTACGGCGACGAATACGAAGCCGGTCGCTGCAACGTGTTCCGGGAAGCGCACCCCGCCATGGTGCTGTACGGCAACCCCAGCATCGGCCACCTGGATCCGCGCCTCAACAAGGTGCGCTCCCACGGCCGCCCGCTGCTGCGGGCCACCGGCGCCACGCCCGAGTGCAAGAGCATCTGGGGCAACGACGCCATCTACGACATGGTCGGCAACCTCGACGAATGGATCGACGACCCGGGCGGCGTGTTCGTCGGCGGCTTCTACTCGCGCAACACCAAAGCCGGCTGCGAGGCTCGCATCTCCGCCCACACGCCCCCGTACTTCGACTACAGCCTCGGCGTCCGCTGCTGCAAAACCCCCTGACCCGCCCTTTACATTTGTATGTTGGTCCGGCGCGATCCCCGTCGCGAACGGACGGCACGCCAGCCGCCGTGCGCCGGCGGCGCTAAGGACGGTCGAGCCACGCGAGCAAGTTGTCGATGCGGGCGGCAGCATCCAGACGCACCTCGCGGCCCTTCTTGGCGCGCCGCGGGTCGAGGACCAGGACGTCACCATCGGTGACGGCCGCGATCGCCCAGCGCCAACCGAACCGCTTTGCGTCGGCTTCCATCCGGTTCCAGTCTGTTTTCGAGAAGCGCAGCGGCAGGGCACGTCGCTTTACCTGGATTGCGAGCAGGTGGTGCCCACGCGTGGCCAGCAGATCGAAGGCGCCACGCGAGCCGCGCGACTGGTAGACGAGGTCGAAGCCGAGGCTCGCCAGGTGTTCTGCTGCCTCCCGCTCGCCCTCCTCGCCCAGCATCTGCATTGGAACGACACTGCCGCCGGGTCGGCGCCACGCGACCCACTGCGAGAACAGGGGATCGGTGATGCGCCAGCCGCCATCGTCGTTACGGCGAACCGAGTCTCCCAGCCGTTCGAGGTAGCGCAGCGTGGCTCCTGCGGTCGTACCGACTGCGCTGGCAACGTCCTTGACCCGCGTGTTGCCGAGCGATAGCGCCTCCAAGGTCGCCGCGAGCGTCGTCGAGCGCCCCACCAGACCGTCCCATTGACGGCCGAAGAACAGCGACAGGCGTCCAGCCCGAGCGAAGACGAGCTCCTGGATGGCCGCCTTGAGATCGTGGTCGTCGTAGGGAGGCGGCGAGGCGACCAGCGCTTCTCCAAGCATCTGAAGGTAGAACGGGTGCGTACCCAGAGTTTGGACCGCCCGCTCCGCAAGGGAGCGGGGGATCGGTCGGTCCGCGGGGCTACCTTCGGTGAGCAACCGGACGGCATGCTCTTCGTCGAAGACTCCAAGTTCCAGGACCGAGAAGTGCTGAAAGAACGGCGAGGCCTTCGAGCTCACCATTTCGAGCATCATCGACTGCTCCGATCCCGAAACCACGTAGGCCACACGGCGGTGGTGCTGCCAAACGGCCCGCACGATTGGAAATGGGTCCACGCCCTTTCGACCGGCACCGAGCTGAGCGAGCTCCTGAAACTCGTCGACGGCGACGACCAGCGGTCTGTCCATCACCTCCGCCACCAGCTCAGGCAGCTCCAGGCTGCGTCGCGCGAGCTCCGGACCGGCTAGCTCCGGCAATGCCACCAACGTCGAGCGAGCTCGTGGTGGCAAGCGCGCAAAGAGCTCTGTTCCCGAGACTGTCTCGCGCCACGCGTCGCGATCGTCCGCGAGTGCTTCGAACGACACTCCCGTCGAAGCGCCAGCCAGCTCATCGATCGCCCGAAGCGCGAGGTTTCTAAACACCTCCCAAGAGACCGGCGACCACTGGCTCACATCGAAGCTGACTACATGGAGCTTGCTGGCGTGCCGGCGAGCAAACTCCAGCACGAGACTGGTCTTGCCAACTTTCCGCGGGCCCAAGATCGCCAGCCAGCTCGGCTCACCGTTCGCCAGACGACGTGCGACCTGATCAAGCCTCTGGAGCTCCTCGGACCGGTTCTGAAATCCGGCTCCGATGATGGGGACGTTGCTCTGAAAGGCCACGAGCCCAGATTAGCCGTCCGGAACAAGGTTAGCAATATTGCTACTTAGCAATCTTGCTACTTAGCACTGTTGCCAACCTTGGGCGCGCCTCACCCAGTCCCTTGGCCTGCCTTCCCGTCGCGCACGGACGTCCTATCGCGTCACTTCACTGAGTGCGGCCAGGGAGCGGCGCCACCAGTCGCCGACGCGCTGTCCGGTCACCCTGTCCGGGAAGCCGTGGCGCGCGGCGTGTTTTTGCGGGATCTCGAGCCAGCCGAAGTGTTGGACGCTGACGCGCGTTTCGTCGCCCACCGCCTCGAACGTCACTTCCACGCGGGTGGTCCGCTCCGCATCTACGGATTCGGGCTTCCAGGTGAAGCCGAGGCGCTCGCCACGGCGCCACTCCGTGATGGTTCCGATCTCGTACACGCTGCCGTCCGCGAGGCGCGTGACGAGCTTGCCGCCCGCTTCGCCTTCGAAGGCGAGGGTCCCGTCGCCTTGGGAAGTGATCCGAAACAGGGGATCCGGTCGCCACCAGGCGGCGATCTCACGGGTAAAGACGTCGAAGGTGCGCTCCGGCGAAGCCTTCACGCGCAGGGCGACGAGCACGGAAGAGGTCACTTCCGCCCGCCTTTTTCGATGTGATCCTTGAGCGCCGTGAGCTGCCGCGCCCACAAGCGCTCCATGTCGTCGAGCCACTTCCTGAGATCCGCCAAGCCCGCCTCCTTCAGCGCGTACACGCGCACCCGCGCGTCGAACTCCGGATGCGTCGCCTCCACCAGGCCGCTCTGCTTCAGTACGCGCAAATGGCGGCTCATCGCGGGCGCCGTCAAGCCGAGCGCGTCCGCCAGCTCGCCGGCGCGCCGCGGGCGCTCGCTCAGGAGCTCCACGGCGCGCCGCCGCTGCGGATCGGCGAGCGCTGCGAGCCGTTCGTCCACGGCGGCGCGTTTCACTCGAACATCTCGGTCGTCAGGCCGCTTTCCTTGTCCCACTCCTCGGGCGTCACCTTCTTCACCGTCTGGCCGAAGGTCCAGATGTGGCCCTCGGGATCCTTCGCGCGGTAGGTGCGATCTCCATAGAACTGCGTCTCGGGCTCCATGATGATGACGGCGCCGGCCTTGCGCGCGCGCTCACAGTGGGCGTCGACGTCCTCGTCCATGTGCACGTGAACGGACTGGGTGTTCTTGCCGTCTAGCGAAGCCGGGCTCTTGTGCAGCTCGGACCACTCGCTACCGACCATGATCAGGCACTCGCGGTAACGCATCTCCGAGTGAGCGATGTTGCCGTCCTTGTCCGTCAAGATCATCGCCGGCTCGAAGCCGAAGGCCTCCTGAAGCCACCTGAGCGCGGCCTTGGGGTCCCGGTACGAGAGCGCCGAAGTGAGACTGTTCCGCTTGAATTCAGCCATCTGAGCTCCTTTCTATCCGCGACAATAATTAACCATATATAAAACTATATCGCCGATGTCCAGCCCTTCCCTGTCGAACGAGATCGAACAACTTCTGGCAGCGCCGCAGCGGGTTCCCGGTGATAGAAACGGAGACATGCTCAAGCACACGATGCTCGCCCCACTATCGCTGACGCTGCTGGTCGGATGCGGCAGCTCCTCCCACACCATGCTGACGCGCACCGCCGAGACCCCGGACAACCTCACTCGCGTCATGCGCGGCGGTTCTCGCTCCGGCTGCGACACGAGCGGCACTTACGACGGCTTTTCCGGAATCTTCGTCGACTGCAAGGACGGCCGCATGGTGGTCCACAAGCCCACTGGCAAGAACATGGACGCTCCGGGGGACCCGCTGGAAGTGACCTGCTTCGACGGTCTGTCGGATCCCGAGGTGTGCGAAGCGCTGTGGCAGAAGGTGCTGGCCGCTGGCAAAGCCAACTGCGAAACGGGCGAGACGGGACCCGGCTGCGGCGAGCTCAAGTGTACTGGCGCCGCCGACCAGCACTCGTGCAAGGACGTGCTGGAGTCGAGATAGCTCTCAGCCGCTGCTCTTCGCGCGGAAGTGGCGCGAAGCCCACCACAGGGACTTGCTCGGCTGGTTCCACGACGCCCAGGACGCGATGTCCCGCGTGTCCACCGTGGTGCGCCGTCCCGCTTCGTTGTTGTAGATGACGAACAGGAAGCCGTCGCAGGGCGTGGGGGTGAGCTCCTCCAGCTGCGAGACGTGCTCGTCCAAGAGCCAGCCCTGCAGTCGCAGGCTGGTCGGCATCCAACGCTGGGCGATGGGACGGCCGTCGTCGTCGAGCTCGAGCAGCGCCGGCGCCGCGCGCAGCACCTGGACGGCGATGGCGATGTCCGGCGCCGTGATCGCGCGGTGCCCATGCTCCGGCAGTCCGAAGATGCGCCGCGTGTCGATGTACAACGGTGGTCGCCGACCGATCACGTGAGAGATCGAACCCGTGCCCAGACTCGTGTTGGAGGCGTCGAAGTAGAGGCGGTCCCAGTTCGCGTCCCCCATCGCGCCGCGGATCGCGGTCCGCAGCCGGGACGCGTACTCGAACAAGATCTGTTGCTCTGGATGCGGCAGAGCAAAAATCCGCGGCTTGGCCACGAACCACTGCGCCACCTCTTGCCAGGTGCCCTGCACCAGGTCCCGGAGGCTCTGAAGCGTCACGAAGCCAGGGGGCATGAGCCCGCTACCATACGCAGGGATGCCATAGCGCACCGCGTCAAAGAAGATCCTTTCGCCGAATTGTGGGCGGATGTAGGTGCATGTCTTACCATAGCGAAGTGATGGGATTTCGCTGGAAAATCTCCCGACGCGACATCTGGCTCTGGGCAGTCATGGTTGCCCTTGGCGCCAC
It includes:
- a CDS encoding winged helix-turn-helix transcriptional regulator, which gives rise to MDLRPDGEEGDARGVGQGKRPDDRDVRVKRAAVDERLAALADPQRRRAVELLSERPRRAGELADALGLTAPAMSRHLRVLKQSGLVEATHPEFDARVRVYALKEAGLADLRKWLDDMERLWARQLTALKDHIEKGGRK
- a CDS encoding ATP-binding protein gives rise to the protein MAFQSNVPIIGAGFQNRSEELQRLDQVARRLANGEPSWLAILGPRKVGKTSLVLEFARRHASKLHVVSFDVSQWSPVSWEVFRNLALRAIDELAGASTGVSFEALADDRDAWRETVSGTELFARLPPRARSTLVALPELAGPELARRSLELPELVAEVMDRPLVVAVDEFQELAQLGAGRKGVDPFPIVRAVWQHHRRVAYVVSGSEQSMMLEMVSSKASPFFQHFSVLELGVFDEEHAVRLLTEGSPADRPIPRSLAERAVQTLGTHPFYLQMLGEALVASPPPYDDHDLKAAIQELVFARAGRLSLFFGRQWDGLVGRSTTLAATLEALSLGNTRVKDVASAVGTTAGATLRYLERLGDSVRRNDDGGWRITDPLFSQWVAWRRPGGSVVPMQMLGEEGEREAAEHLASLGFDLVYQSRGSRGAFDLLATRGHHLLAIQVKRRALPLRFSKTDWNRMEADAKRFGWRWAIAAVTDGDVLVLDPRRAKKGREVRLDAAARIDNLLAWLDRP
- a CDS encoding SRPBCC domain-containing protein, producing the protein MTSSVLVALRVKASPERTFDVFTREIAAWWRPDPLFRITSQGDGTLAFEGEAGGKLVTRLADGSVYEIGTITEWRRGERLGFTWKPESVDAERTTRVEVTFEAVGDETRVSVQHFGWLEIPQKHAARHGFPDRVTGQRVGDWWRRSLAALSEVTR
- a CDS encoding VOC family protein, which translates into the protein MAEFKRNSLTSALSYRDPKAALRWLQEAFGFEPAMILTDKDGNIAHSEMRYRECLIMVGSEWSELHKSPASLDGKNTQSVHVHMDEDVDAHCERARKAGAVIIMEPETQFYGDRTYRAKDPEGHIWTFGQTVKKVTPEEWDKESGLTTEMFE
- a CDS encoding SUMF1/EgtB/PvdO family nonheme iron enzyme, which produces MTSRTGCALALLLAIASACSREEHKDTKPSPSERPELASSTPPEPPPQLLYLPDGGDIGPPRAPGQQVLPGPWGHVGSRCPPDMVSVHEFCIDRYEDSLIDTADGREISPYYHPTRSQTQASYGRARRGMGDGGTLQGHTMAVPEPPTFQLKEDFSPRAVSKGGVVPSGYLNLTVAELACKNAGKRLCTEAEWVTACKGEQGRRFPYGDEYEAGRCNVFREAHPAMVLYGNPSIGHLDPRLNKVRSHGRPLLRATGATPECKSIWGNDAIYDMVGNLDEWIDDPGGVFVGGFYSRNTKAGCEARISAHTPPYFDYSLGVRCCKTP